DNA from Halomonas sp. GFAJ-1:
GGGGGTAATGGCCTCCCGCATCGAGGACCACTAACTCGCTCTCAAAGAGATGCTGTTGTAGGTACTCAGCAGCTTCAAGAGGCACAATAGCGTCGCGCGATGTTTGAAAAATGGAACTCGGTACCGTGACCTTAGGCAGGTAGTGGCGGGTATCGCCCAGAAAAATAGAGTGGGCGAAGGGCCGTAATACATCCGGTGCTATGTTCAAAAAACGCTGTTCCAGGTTGCGTTGGTGCGGCTCGGTAATGGCGTCTCCCAGTGCCACACGCGATATCGCACCTGCCCAATCCAGGTAGTTTTGCTCCATCAGTTGCATCAGGCCCTCAAGCTGCTCGTGAGTATAGCCGCCGTGATAGTCGGGCGGGTCGTCCAGGTAGCGCGCAGAGCTGCAGATCATCCCCAAGCGACTAAATGCGTTAGGGCGCAGAATAGACGCCAGCATTCCAATGGTGCCACCGATGGAGTGGCCTACCATAATGGCGTTTTCCAACTCCAATTCATCACATAGCGTGGCGATATCTTCGGCATGACCAGCGGGCGTTGTATGCCGCTGGTTATCGTAGAACTCAGGGGCAGCACCACCGAATCCCGCAAGATCGACGAAAATCAAGCGGTAGTCATTTTCCAGTGCAGGGATGAGACGCCGCCATACTGTCTGATCACACCCGAAGCCATGAATAAGCAGTAAGGGCGTGACGCCTTGGCCGTGCTCATTGACATTGAGAAAGTGGCGAAGTGAGGTCATAAAAGCTCTCTTTTATAATTATAACTAATACTATTACGTCAGTATGTGCTAAGGCGTTAAGCTGATCAACGCTATTGAATAAAGCAAAAAATGAATACTTCAGATTAGCTGTGGCATAAACCATTGAAGCATTACCGAATACTGACGTTTGGTATCGGCTAACCTTTGTGGTGGCTGATGGGGGTGGGACTGAATATCAAGGTCACCGCGCTTCTGAACCTGCTCAGTAACAGTGGCCACATCAGACCGCTCGACGGATGAAAACCGCGAGTTGTTTCATGCAACACAAGCACTTCGACAGCTGTGACTTTAAAGGTGGCACCTGCTCCGACCAAGTTATCGTTCTGCACTACCAGGGTAGCGAAAGGAGCCTACCCATATGTCGGGAACCCGCAGCATTTGAACTGATGCTCGATAGCACCGTCAGAAGGGTACGAGAAAAGGGTTGGCTTTCGCCGACAAGGTATTACTCTCCACTCTTGCAGTATGGGGACATAGCGGAGCATTTATGGACTACGAACATGCAATTGTGAAAGTCGAAGACGGCATTGTCACTCTGCTTTGCAACAACTGCGGCTCTGCCATTGCTAAGGGTGCTCAACACGAAGATAGGGAGCACTTTTGTACAATGTGTATGAGCGGTAATTGCAAAGCAAAATTCAAGACAGAAAAGTAACAAGTTGGGGCTGAGGCATAGCAGCGCCGGCGATGAGCGACAAATGTTGCGCAACGACATCGAGTCCACAGGACTTCGGATCGTCGCCCTAGGCCTCATCAACAATCATGCAACCCACCTCGAGAGACGGCTTCACGTCTCCAATGTTGAATGCGGTCAATTGCATGATGCTGGACATGAGGGCTACCGTAGGCGCTGCTTCAAACAGCATGTCATTCCTTGTTCGCAAACTCTTCTGTGTCGATATCGGCCTGCTGTGCCTCGTTATATCGAGCACCCGCGACCTCGCTAGGCAGCATCATCTGATTAAGCTGCACCAACGCCGCGTCATTTAACACTAGCTGCTCGGCCTTGAGGTTTTCCTGCATATGGTTAATAGAGCGCGACCCAGGAATGGGAATCACATGGCTACCCTGCGCCTTCACCCAAGCAAGCGCCAGCTGAGCGGGGGTGATGGCCAAATCTTTCGCCATGTTATTAAAGTGCGTTAGTAGCGTCAGGTTGTGGATGAGGTTATCGCCATTAAAACGCGGCATACCCCCGCGCATGTCGCCTTCTGCGAAGTCGGTATCGGCGTGGATAGCGCCAGAGAGAAACCCGCGACCCAACGGGCTGAAGGCCACCAGCGCTGTGCCCAGCTCTTTACACGCTTGGCTGAGGGCAATCTCGGGGTTACGCGTCCACAGTGAGTATTCCGACTGAACGGCCGATACCGGGTACTCAGCGTATGCTTTGCGCAGTGTGTCTGCGGAGATTTCCGATAACCCCACCGCGCGCAGCTTACCCTCTTCCACCAACCGGCCAAGGGCTCCAACGCTCTCTTCAATGGGCACCTGGCGATCCATGCGGTGGAGGTAGTAGAGATCCAAATGATCGGTTTTCAGGCGAGCCAAACTCTCCTCGCACTGACGTCGCAGCGTCTCAGGCCGTCCATCGATCACTCGCTTACCGCTCTCTGGGTCGATGGCCATCCCGCACTTGCTAGCCAGCAGCAGCTCTTGGCGCTTCGAGGCAAACGCTTTTCCCAGCAGCCGTTCGTTAGCGGTACCGCCGTAAAGCGTGGCCGTATCAAAATGGCGATAGCCCATTTCAAAGGCGTCGTTCAGCGCCTTAACGCCCTCCTCTTCTGGCACATACTGCCCATAGCCATGGGAAAGGTTCATACACCCCAAACCAATACGTGGCGACGCCACTTCTTTCAAACGATCATAAAACCCAGACATTGAAAACCTCGCTAAGGGTGGTGGGTTACGATGCGATCACCTGCGGGCGATGGGTCGCCGCTGCATCTGGCATCTGGGCGTTTAACCACGTAGGCAACCGATGTTCAAGATAGTAGCGTGGCCGCCAGGGGCTGCCTTCAATAAACCCCACGTGCCCGCCACTAGGGAAGAGTTCTAAAGCGACGCAACCCGGCAGCATGTCTGCCGTTGGTACGCTGTGGGGGTAGATAAAAGGGTCATCTTCAGCGTGCACAATAAGTGTTGGCACCTGAATAGCCTTAACAAAAAAAGCGCTACTGCAACGCTGGTAGTACGCATCGGCGCTATCAAAGCCATGTAACGGCGCCGTGACCCTGCCATCAAAGTCCCAAAACGTTTTCATGCCCTCCAGTGTTTCAAGCGCTCTTAACCTCGCCAGCTCCTCTTGACAGCCCTGCTGACGGAACGCACTCTGCTTGGATTCCACATAGCGGCGTAAATCGCGCAGAAAACGTGCCTGGTACACTCTAGAAAAGCCCTGGCTAATTCGATCAGCGCAGTGGTCTAAACGAAACGGCACCGAGACCGCCACGGCGCCCAGCAGCGGGTTATGACGCCCGGTTTCGCCGAGGTACTTGAGCAACACATTGCCGCCCAGCGAGTACCCCACCGCCGCTAGCGGCTTATCGGGGTATCGAGCCGCTAGCTGTTGGATAATATCGGCCAGGTCTTCGCTAGCACCAGAGTGATAGCCCCTGGCGCGATGGTTAGGCTCGCCGGAACAGCCTCGCCAATTGACCGCCACACTCTGCCACCCCTGCGCTGCCAGCGCCTGCTGCTGGCCCAAGATATACAGCGATTTTGAACTTCCCGTAAGCCCATGGAGCAGAATCGCGCAGCGCGTCTGTTCACCTTGCGGGCCGTACCAATCCAGATCAATAAAGTCGCCATCTTCCAGCGTGATGCGCTCACGTTGGCGCTGTAGTTTGGGCTTAGCGCGGAACAGCGGGCTAAATAGCGTTTGTAAATGCCCACCGGGTAGCCAACGCGTAGGGCGAAATGAAGAGTGAAGCGAACTCATGCTAGTGCGCACCCGCAAAGAAAACCGCTGGCTAGCTTAGCAAACTTTTCTCAACCGATAGCAGGCCTCCTAGCCCCTACGCAGAGCGCCTCGCCCCTACTGCTACCGTTCAGCCAAACCAAACGGGCATCTGAAACGTTATCCCTATAGTCGCGTTAGCGTCATTTGCGTTAGCGTC
Protein-coding regions in this window:
- a CDS encoding aldo/keto reductase, which codes for MSGFYDRLKEVASPRIGLGCMNLSHGYGQYVPEEEGVKALNDAFEMGYRHFDTATLYGGTANERLLGKAFASKRQELLLASKCGMAIDPESGKRVIDGRPETLRRQCEESLARLKTDHLDLYYLHRMDRQVPIEESVGALGRLVEEGKLRAVGLSEISADTLRKAYAEYPVSAVQSEYSLWTRNPEIALSQACKELGTALVAFSPLGRGFLSGAIHADTDFAEGDMRGGMPRFNGDNLIHNLTLLTHFNNMAKDLAITPAQLALAWVKAQGSHVIPIPGSRSINHMQENLKAEQLVLNDAALVQLNQMMLPSEVAGARYNEAQQADIDTEEFANKE
- a CDS encoding alpha/beta hydrolase, with translation MSSLHSSFRPTRWLPGGHLQTLFSPLFRAKPKLQRQRERITLEDGDFIDLDWYGPQGEQTRCAILLHGLTGSSKSLYILGQQQALAAQGWQSVAVNWRGCSGEPNHRARGYHSGASEDLADIIQQLAARYPDKPLAAVGYSLGGNVLLKYLGETGRHNPLLGAVAVSVPFRLDHCADRISQGFSRVYQARFLRDLRRYVESKQSAFRQQGCQEELARLRALETLEGMKTFWDFDGRVTAPLHGFDSADAYYQRCSSAFFVKAIQVPTLIVHAEDDPFIYPHSVPTADMLPGCVALELFPSGGHVGFIEGSPWRPRYYLEHRLPTWLNAQMPDAAATHRPQVIAS